A window from Chitinophaga filiformis encodes these proteins:
- a CDS encoding redoxin domain-containing protein, whose amino-acid sequence MSRLFICALLSGILSVHTLSAQLIASANVMSAGRLKDYNGKTFTVKPAGKPVVYIFLSPECPLCKNYAPVLQNLQNKYKDVQFYGIISGQTFTKSEVAEYAKDYNITFPILMDTDKRVANYLNATVTPEALLIGNNGKEYYRGLIDDWVTGLGTKRVRATRKYLEQAISNLLVGNELVSQTTPIGCLISNY is encoded by the coding sequence ATGTCGAGACTATTTATTTGTGCCCTGCTGTCGGGGATATTGTCGGTACATACACTCAGCGCGCAATTGATTGCCAGCGCCAATGTGATGTCTGCCGGCCGTTTAAAAGATTATAATGGAAAAACATTTACTGTAAAGCCAGCAGGCAAACCAGTGGTATATATATTTCTTTCTCCTGAATGTCCTTTATGCAAGAACTACGCGCCCGTGTTGCAGAACCTGCAGAATAAGTATAAGGATGTACAGTTCTATGGCATCATCAGTGGCCAGACCTTCACAAAGAGTGAAGTAGCAGAATACGCGAAGGATTACAATATCACTTTCCCTATATTGATGGATACCGATAAGAGAGTGGCTAATTATCTCAATGCTACTGTTACGCCGGAAGCCCTGCTCATCGGCAATAATGGAAAGGAATATTACAGAGGCCTGATCGATGACTGGGTAACGGGACTGGGCACTAAAAGAGTAAGGGCTACGAGAAAGTACCTGGAGCAGGCGATCAGCAACTTGTTAGTAGGAAATGAACTGGTATCGCAAACAACGCCAATTGGTTGTCTGATCAGTAATTATTGA
- a CDS encoding c-type cytochrome: MRYSIAVSIVIFFVFNISRVTAQRITWSEHIAPLIHRNCTPCHQNGDAAPFPLVTYDDVAKRAAFVKKVTQSKYMPPWKPDPHYSTFANERKLTDEEIAMIAEWADNNMPKGKKTAVKDEEIVVAGTHGSRKPDLVLKMNKPFHVKGDNLERFIVYKIPFELPDSANVEAVRFTTTNHKIIHHANYEVDAVPDLDIYNTDDYINLTEDNRFKYDQYVPFRKHMIYYGGWIPGSFGESYPENIGWIMPKRGVILLTMHYAPVAKEEDNVSGVEFYFTKTPVKRHIRAISLGSGGVGEKEIDPFFYIPANAVKTFKVKVTTPEDQSLLYVWPHMHYVGKIFKAYGVTPEKDTIKLVHIPDWNFNWQEIYWFPTLKKIPKGTILTIEGTYDNTANNPNNPSNPPQLVYSNGDMKSTDEMLTLVMVYLPYEKDDESVILKKNERF; encoded by the coding sequence ATGCGATACAGCATTGCAGTATCAATTGTAATCTTTTTTGTCTTCAATATATCACGTGTAACAGCACAGCGTATTACATGGAGTGAACATATTGCTCCGCTGATACACCGTAACTGTACACCCTGCCACCAGAATGGAGATGCTGCGCCTTTCCCGTTAGTGACATACGATGATGTTGCAAAAAGAGCTGCCTTTGTAAAGAAGGTAACACAGAGTAAGTACATGCCGCCATGGAAACCCGATCCGCACTATTCTACTTTTGCAAATGAGAGAAAGCTGACTGATGAGGAGATAGCCATGATTGCAGAATGGGCTGATAATAATATGCCAAAAGGGAAGAAGACTGCGGTAAAAGATGAAGAGATCGTTGTGGCTGGTACACATGGCAGCCGTAAGCCAGACCTGGTGCTGAAAATGAATAAACCCTTTCATGTGAAGGGAGATAACCTGGAAAGATTTATTGTATACAAAATACCATTTGAACTGCCTGACTCTGCCAATGTGGAAGCAGTCCGGTTCACGACAACAAATCATAAGATCATCCACCACGCGAATTATGAAGTTGATGCAGTACCCGATCTGGATATTTACAATACGGACGACTACATCAATCTGACTGAAGACAATCGCTTCAAGTATGATCAGTATGTTCCTTTCAGAAAACACATGATCTACTACGGCGGATGGATACCAGGTTCTTTTGGAGAATCTTATCCTGAAAATATTGGTTGGATAATGCCGAAGAGAGGAGTGATATTGCTGACCATGCACTATGCACCGGTAGCAAAGGAAGAGGATAATGTGAGCGGCGTGGAATTTTATTTTACGAAAACACCTGTAAAACGTCATATAAGGGCGATAAGCCTGGGCTCTGGCGGCGTCGGTGAAAAAGAGATTGACCCTTTCTTTTACATCCCGGCCAACGCTGTTAAGACCTTCAAAGTAAAAGTGACCACCCCGGAAGATCAATCCCTGTTGTATGTGTGGCCACACATGCACTATGTGGGCAAGATCTTTAAGGCCTACGGTGTAACTCCGGAGAAAGACACAATCAAACTGGTACACATCCCTGACTGGAACTTCAACTGGCAGGAGATATACTGGTTCCCAACATTGAAAAAAATCCCTAAAGGTACTATCCTCACCATAGAGGGTACTTATGACAACACCGCTAATAACCCGAATAACCCATCTAACCCACCGCAATTAGTTTACTCTAATGGAGACATGAAGTCCACTGATGAAATGTTAACATTGGTTATGGTTTATTTACCTTATGAGAAAGACGATGAAAGCGTCATTCTGAAGAAAAATGAAAGGTTTTGA
- a CDS encoding SusC/RagA family TonB-linked outer membrane protein — protein MRRSLLVCTLLFLCCCFTALAQNKIAVTGTIKDVKGTPLPGVTIKEKGASNGAMSNPDGSFKLSVPAEATLVISYVGFVTQEVPVAGKTSFDLTLQEDNKNLNEVVVTAMGIKRETRALGYAVSTVSAKELTQTASPTIGSALYGKAAGVKIITAPGGASSAVTIQVRGVSSIGQNTQPLYVIDGVPVRNFSNPTTNSFGTTGGRIDGNGAADINPQDIETLTILKGASATALYGSEATNGVVVITTKKGAKGRGMGVEFNYSYNQEKIANSPDYQNVYGPGYNPALNLSATANFGKSYEGWFTEADGSVHPYYRAYGQFGAKFDGREVTYWDGSKRKYVANPDNYKDFYQTGYNSVANVAISNANDKGSYRFSYTRTDYKSIMPGSNLYKNNFSFNGTLKLNEKVSVDLISTYNNYMNHNRPNATSNIFNSYGGFFSRFDDMSVYKNKYQTRNGYKYVLYNNTSYDQQDKIRYNIRASQLMDYLWDNLRNSYDETQNRFINSATLNISVLDNLKVRGRVGGDFTNLAASDMRYNEKPATLGYTGLYATEARNNNVFYGDAMAIYNPKLTKDLDMTVTGGFTARKTTYKYNRVATDGGLVTENWFNIGNSAQQIKGQSERATQYDVAGFGILNFAYKGFLYVEGTGRYESTSTLPVAVNSYFYPSFNAGFVLSDVVKMPKAINYAKVRGSYGFVGNHPNLYQSNVLYNQVGVTYNQGNLLYQQPNGTQFGNGKLKSEKKREAEIGLDLRLIDNKVSVDFSYYNNKVSDQILYRSIAGSNGATSMLVNAGDMSNYGYEAAISATPIDHKDFRWNTRFNFAVNRNRLDKLADGQTSLISRSLDGGYVVIRSEVGDALGNIYVHPNTTDGKGNKVVGEDGLYTVDKGSYIKVGNLMPKIVGGFSNTVTYKNFALDFTLDYRFGGKLISTPTYYQIGAGMFNSTLQYRDAAHGGIAYHVVGDEASQDVTKYTYVADPNGTRHDGLILPGVKADGSKNDRVISAADYYMNNYNWETEGDYSAAVLKNSYIKVREIALTYSLPSAFANKLHFQGLQFSLIGRNLFYVYKSLPYGVDPEVAVGSSWLDQGIDGGTAGPTRSLGASLRARF, from the coding sequence ATGCGAAGATCTCTCCTTGTGTGTACATTGCTTTTCTTATGCTGCTGCTTTACTGCTTTAGCACAGAATAAGATAGCAGTTACGGGAACTATCAAAGACGTAAAGGGGACACCACTTCCAGGTGTTACCATCAAAGAAAAGGGTGCTTCCAACGGCGCCATGTCAAACCCGGACGGAAGTTTCAAGCTGTCGGTGCCAGCAGAAGCTACATTGGTGATTTCATATGTTGGATTTGTTACTCAGGAAGTACCTGTAGCAGGTAAAACTTCTTTCGATTTGACTCTTCAGGAAGACAACAAAAACCTGAACGAAGTAGTGGTAACTGCGATGGGTATCAAGAGAGAAACCCGTGCATTAGGTTATGCAGTGAGCACTGTTAGCGCGAAAGAGTTAACACAGACTGCGAGCCCTACCATTGGTTCTGCACTGTATGGTAAAGCTGCCGGTGTGAAGATCATCACTGCTCCAGGCGGCGCTTCCAGCGCTGTTACCATTCAGGTAAGGGGTGTGTCTTCTATCGGTCAGAACACACAGCCGCTGTACGTAATCGACGGTGTGCCTGTTAGAAACTTTAGTAACCCTACTACTAACTCCTTCGGTACTACCGGTGGAAGAATTGATGGTAACGGTGCTGCTGATATCAACCCACAGGACATCGAAACCCTGACCATCCTGAAAGGTGCAAGTGCAACTGCGCTGTATGGTTCTGAAGCAACCAACGGTGTTGTTGTGATCACTACCAAGAAAGGTGCTAAAGGCAGAGGCATGGGTGTAGAATTCAACTATTCTTACAACCAGGAAAAAATAGCTAATTCTCCGGATTATCAGAATGTGTATGGTCCAGGTTACAATCCTGCACTAAACTTGTCTGCTACTGCAAACTTTGGTAAAAGCTACGAAGGCTGGTTCACCGAAGCTGATGGTTCTGTTCACCCTTACTACAGGGCATATGGCCAGTTTGGTGCTAAATTTGACGGCCGTGAGGTAACTTACTGGGATGGCTCCAAAAGAAAATATGTGGCTAATCCTGATAACTACAAAGATTTCTATCAGACTGGTTACAATTCTGTTGCAAACGTAGCGATCTCTAATGCTAACGATAAAGGTAGCTACCGTTTCTCCTATACACGTACAGACTACAAGAGCATCATGCCAGGAAGTAATCTGTATAAAAACAACTTTAGCTTCAACGGTACCCTGAAGTTGAATGAGAAAGTAAGTGTAGATCTGATCTCTACTTACAACAACTACATGAACCATAATCGTCCGAATGCTACCAGCAATATCTTCAACTCTTATGGTGGTTTCTTCAGCCGTTTTGATGATATGAGCGTTTATAAAAACAAGTATCAGACAAGAAATGGTTACAAATATGTACTGTATAACAACACCAGCTATGATCAGCAGGATAAAATCCGGTACAATATCAGAGCTTCTCAGTTGATGGACTACCTGTGGGATAACCTGCGTAACAGCTACGATGAAACTCAGAACCGTTTCATCAACAGCGCTACCCTGAATATTTCAGTGCTGGATAACCTGAAAGTAAGAGGTAGAGTAGGTGGTGACTTCACCAACCTGGCTGCATCTGACATGAGGTACAATGAAAAGCCAGCTACATTGGGTTATACAGGCCTTTATGCAACTGAAGCGAGGAACAACAATGTGTTCTATGGAGATGCGATGGCAATTTATAATCCAAAGCTGACCAAAGACCTTGATATGACTGTTACTGGTGGTTTCACTGCACGTAAAACTACCTATAAATATAACAGAGTGGCTACTGATGGTGGTCTGGTAACTGAAAACTGGTTCAATATCGGTAACTCGGCACAGCAGATCAAAGGTCAGTCTGAGCGTGCAACACAATACGATGTTGCAGGTTTCGGTATCCTGAACTTTGCTTATAAGGGCTTCCTATATGTAGAAGGTACCGGCCGTTATGAGTCTACCTCTACACTGCCTGTTGCTGTAAACAGCTACTTCTATCCATCTTTCAACGCCGGTTTCGTACTGTCTGACGTAGTGAAAATGCCAAAAGCTATTAACTATGCTAAAGTGAGAGGTTCTTACGGTTTCGTAGGTAACCACCCTAATCTGTATCAGTCCAACGTACTGTATAATCAGGTGGGTGTTACGTACAACCAGGGCAATCTCCTGTACCAACAGCCTAACGGTACCCAGTTTGGTAACGGTAAGCTGAAATCAGAGAAGAAGAGAGAAGCTGAAATCGGTTTGGATTTACGATTAATAGACAACAAGGTTAGCGTAGACTTCAGCTACTATAACAATAAAGTGAGCGATCAGATCCTCTACAGATCTATAGCAGGTTCAAATGGTGCTACCTCTATGCTGGTGAACGCTGGTGACATGTCTAACTACGGTTATGAAGCTGCTATCAGCGCTACTCCGATCGATCACAAAGACTTCCGCTGGAACACTCGTTTCAACTTCGCAGTTAACAGGAACAGACTGGATAAACTGGCTGATGGTCAGACTAGCCTTATCAGCAGAAGCCTGGATGGTGGTTATGTAGTCATCCGTTCCGAAGTAGGTGATGCACTGGGTAACATCTATGTACACCCTAATACTACAGATGGTAAAGGTAACAAGGTAGTAGGTGAAGACGGTCTGTATACAGTTGATAAAGGTTCATACATAAAAGTTGGTAACCTGATGCCTAAAATTGTAGGTGGTTTCTCCAACACTGTTACTTACAAGAACTTTGCATTGGACTTCACACTGGATTACCGTTTCGGTGGCAAATTGATCTCTACTCCTACATATTACCAGATCGGCGCAGGTATGTTTAATTCTACCCTGCAGTACAGAGATGCCGCTCATGGCGGTATCGCTTACCATGTAGTGGGTGATGAAGCATCTCAGGATGTTACGAAATATACCTATGTAGCAGATCCTAATGGCACACGTCATGATGGTCTGATCCTGCCTGGCGTAAAAGCTGACGGTAGTAAAAATGACAGGGTTATCTCTGCTGCTGACTACTACATGAACAACTATAACTGGGAAACTGAAGGAGACTACTCCGCTGCTGTGTTAAAAAACAGTTATATCAAAGTACGTGAAATTGCATTGACTTATTCACTGCCATCAGCATTTGCTAACAAGCTGCATTTCCAGGGCCTGCAATTTTCTCTCATAGGACGTAACCTGTTCTATGTTTACAAATCTCTGCCTTATGGTGTAGATCCTGAAGTTGCTGTTGGTTCTTCCTGGCTGGATCAGGGTATCGATGGTGGTACCGCAGGTCCTACAAGAAGCTTGGGTGCGAGCCTGCGTGCACGTTTCTAA
- a CDS encoding SusD/RagB family nutrient-binding outer membrane lipoprotein produces MKRIFLNITLLCTLAGMFSSCSKKIEESYQNPEKISDGSLSKLLTGMYLNKRIHPSYWDYYTFIMPTLSLYTQTVATGPGNQMYVANPDYGENRWVDFYAGFKGDDNDLNYNGPGILSNYREMQLTLGKMSADQQQKNLVYLKCAEVLVYDQAAQMIDLWGDIPFSQAGGLNTPDRFIKDPAYDDAKTLYSTIIANLKALNTYFDTVTVASEVKSELTGSDILLKGDLVAWQRYANSLRLRLLMRTSNVDETTAKTEVTAMLSDANAYPLVANNAQNVLFRESPTAVRSDLADVFRDYSFAPEYLLNTVMVDNADPRVEVLWDADDENGFKGFPYNGSVGDIEDARRLYAVYDTATFMYNDNIPGVIITASEVSFLKAEANERWGLGDAAAEYTNGIKQSIEFYYGINQSAIKKQGVTFTRAALTSPTATAIDAYLAKPAIAYAGTQTEKLQKIWLQKWEHFFVLQTNQSWAEIRRTDYPALQFATVSNATAPKPPVRLLYPSTEKLYNAENYSKVAAKDTRDTKIFWDVK; encoded by the coding sequence ATGAAAAGAATCTTCTTAAATATAACCCTTCTCTGTACGCTGGCAGGCATGTTCAGTTCCTGTTCCAAAAAGATAGAGGAGTCTTACCAGAACCCTGAGAAAATCTCTGATGGTTCCTTAAGTAAACTCTTAACAGGTATGTATCTGAACAAGAGGATACATCCTTCCTACTGGGATTACTACACCTTCATTATGCCAACGCTGTCTCTGTATACGCAGACTGTAGCAACTGGCCCTGGTAACCAGATGTACGTTGCAAATCCTGATTACGGTGAAAACCGTTGGGTGGATTTCTATGCAGGTTTTAAAGGTGATGATAACGATCTTAACTATAACGGTCCCGGTATACTCAGCAACTACCGCGAAATGCAGCTGACACTCGGTAAGATGTCAGCAGACCAGCAGCAGAAAAACCTGGTTTATCTGAAATGTGCTGAAGTATTGGTATATGACCAGGCTGCACAGATGATCGATCTCTGGGGAGATATTCCTTTCTCTCAGGCTGGTGGATTGAATACTCCTGACCGTTTCATCAAGGACCCTGCGTACGATGATGCTAAAACACTGTATTCTACTATCATCGCTAATCTGAAAGCGCTGAACACTTACTTCGATACAGTGACTGTAGCAAGTGAGGTTAAATCTGAACTTACCGGTTCTGATATCCTGTTAAAAGGAGACCTGGTTGCATGGCAGCGTTATGCAAACTCTCTGCGCCTGCGCTTGTTAATGCGTACGTCCAATGTAGATGAGACAACTGCAAAAACAGAAGTAACTGCAATGCTGAGCGATGCGAATGCTTATCCGTTAGTTGCAAATAATGCACAGAACGTGTTGTTCAGAGAAAGTCCTACTGCTGTAAGAAGTGACCTGGCCGATGTATTCCGTGACTATTCTTTCGCACCTGAATATCTGCTGAACACTGTAATGGTGGATAACGCAGACCCACGTGTAGAAGTATTATGGGATGCTGATGATGAAAATGGTTTCAAAGGCTTCCCTTACAACGGTAGCGTTGGTGATATTGAAGATGCCAGACGTTTATATGCAGTATACGATACAGCTACTTTCATGTACAATGACAACATCCCTGGTGTGATCATTACAGCTTCAGAAGTTAGCTTCCTGAAAGCAGAAGCAAATGAAAGATGGGGCTTGGGTGATGCTGCTGCTGAATATACCAACGGTATCAAACAATCTATCGAATTCTACTACGGTATCAACCAGTCAGCTATCAAGAAACAGGGTGTTACATTCACCCGTGCGGCCCTCACATCTCCAACCGCCACTGCTATAGATGCTTACCTGGCTAAACCAGCTATCGCTTATGCCGGTACGCAGACTGAAAAACTGCAGAAGATATGGCTTCAGAAATGGGAACACTTCTTCGTATTGCAGACTAACCAGTCATGGGCTGAAATCAGAAGGACAGATTACCCGGCGCTGCAGTTTGCAACCGTAAGCAACGCTACCGCTCCAAAACCTCCTGTACGTCTGTTGTACCCTAGCACTGAAAAACTGTACAACGCTGAAAACTACAGCAAAGTGGCTGCTAAGGATACCCGCGACACTAAGATTTTCTGGGATGTTAAATAA
- a CDS encoding cytochrome c, with protein MFSKGFISLCCYLVLPLFICNVSAQQITWSQHIAPIIHRNCTPCHRQGEAAPFSLLTYEEVAKRASFIKRVTENHYMPPWKPDPHYVGFANERKLSDEEIRLIGEWAEHGMPRGESTEKAAPAFVSGTLFNREPDLVLRMKSSYVLKGDNVERFIVYKLPFELPDSVAVEAIEFTSNNKKVIHHANYEIDDVPDADLYNTADYVDNTESHLDYYQQYVSYRKMMKYFGGWIPGSSYESYPEDMGWVMPKRGVVLLTVHYAPVGKDEEVISGVQFFFKKKPVKRFIKATTYGSGGVGEKDIEPFFYIPANVEKSFKLNVKIPETQSLMYVWPHMHLLGKTFKAYAVTPEKDTIRLVSIPQWDFNWQEVYWFPKLIKIPKGTVLTIEGTYDNTVNNASNPSFPPQLVYGAMRTKDEMMTMIMMTIPYEKGDEETEIKRK; from the coding sequence ATGTTCTCAAAAGGTTTTATATCGCTTTGCTGCTATCTGGTGCTTCCTTTATTTATATGCAACGTTTCTGCTCAGCAGATCACCTGGTCGCAACATATTGCCCCCATCATTCACCGCAATTGCACTCCCTGTCACCGGCAGGGTGAAGCGGCGCCGTTTTCTCTCCTCACTTACGAGGAGGTTGCCAAAAGAGCGTCCTTTATAAAACGGGTGACAGAAAACCATTATATGCCGCCCTGGAAGCCAGATCCTCATTATGTAGGTTTTGCCAATGAAAGAAAACTGTCAGACGAAGAGATCAGGCTGATCGGAGAATGGGCGGAGCACGGTATGCCCAGGGGAGAAAGCACGGAAAAAGCAGCGCCGGCTTTTGTAAGTGGCACCCTATTCAACCGCGAGCCCGACCTTGTGCTCAGAATGAAATCGTCCTATGTACTGAAAGGAGATAACGTTGAACGTTTCATCGTTTATAAATTACCTTTTGAACTGCCGGATTCCGTTGCTGTAGAAGCCATAGAATTTACTTCGAACAACAAGAAGGTGATCCATCACGCCAACTATGAAATAGATGATGTGCCGGATGCTGACTTGTACAATACGGCAGACTATGTCGATAATACGGAGTCGCATCTTGATTACTACCAGCAATATGTCAGCTACCGAAAAATGATGAAGTATTTCGGTGGATGGATACCTGGCAGCAGCTATGAGTCTTATCCTGAGGATATGGGTTGGGTCATGCCTAAACGGGGCGTGGTGTTGCTGACAGTACACTATGCACCTGTGGGGAAAGATGAAGAGGTGATCAGCGGCGTACAGTTCTTCTTCAAAAAGAAGCCGGTAAAGCGTTTCATAAAAGCGACAACATATGGCTCGGGTGGAGTAGGGGAGAAGGATATCGAGCCTTTCTTTTATATTCCTGCCAATGTGGAGAAGAGCTTTAAACTGAATGTGAAGATCCCCGAAACACAGTCGCTTATGTATGTATGGCCGCATATGCACCTGCTGGGTAAGACATTCAAAGCATATGCCGTAACGCCGGAAAAAGATACGATACGATTAGTCTCTATTCCACAGTGGGATTTCAACTGGCAAGAGGTGTACTGGTTCCCGAAACTGATAAAGATCCCGAAAGGTACTGTGCTTACTATCGAAGGTACATATGATAATACTGTGAATAACGCATCCAATCCGTCTTTCCCGCCTCAGCTGGTATATGGTGCAATGCGAACGAAAGATGAAATGATGACGATGATCATGATGACAATCCCTTATGAGAAAGGGGATGAGGAAACGGAAATAAAACGTAAATAA
- the mutS gene encoding DNA mismatch repair protein MutS: MQQHKAIKARYPDAVLLFRVGDFYETFNEDAIIASKVLGIVLTKRANGSASQQDLAGFPHHSLDTYLHKLVKAGYRVAVCDQLEDPKAAKGIVKRGVTEMVTPGVAVNDKILENASNNFLAAVHFGKDQTGVSFLDISTGEFFVAQGSLEYVDKLLQSFKPAEVIFARQQQKHFKEQFGSKFYTYTMEEWIFTANYAHEILLKQFETHSLKGFGVESLSEAIIAAGAALHYLRDTEHPHLQHITGIQRIEQDDFLWMDRFTIRNLELLGSSVENGNTLLATLDSTVTPMGARLLKRWLILPLRDINQINERLDVTEFFIKQADLSRDLLAHLRQTGDLERLVSKIPLRKINPREVMSLAKALQQVEGVKQLLAQSGHPYLTQLSEKLDHCPGILCRILEQIMETPPVLVSKGSVIQNGVHPELDNLRTIAHSGKEYLLRIQQTESDATGIPSLKVAFNNVFGYYLEVTNAHKNKVPDTWIRKQTLANAERYITPELKEYEEKIVGAEEKILALEAQLFDDLLLALQPYIQAIQQNAQLLARIDCLLSFAHNAIHYKYRRPNVTDGYHLDIREGRHPVIERGLPPGESYVANDILLDKDQQQIIILTGPNMSGKSALLRQTALITLMAHMGSFVPAAAAEIGLTDKIFTRVGASDNLSGGESTFMVEMNETASIINNITSRSLVILDEIGRGTSTYDGISIAWSIVEYLHDMTSHKPKTLFATHYHELNELENKHSRIKNFHITNKESGNKVIFLRKLAPGGSRHSFGIHVARMAGMPPQLIQRANEVLAHLEEKHIDAPLEKHMKDIATPPPKVQLSIFDAHSDTFKQIRDMLGDVDINRLTPVEALLKLNEIKNLI; the protein is encoded by the coding sequence TCGTGCTCACCAAAAGGGCAAATGGTTCGGCATCTCAGCAGGACCTGGCAGGTTTTCCACATCATTCCCTGGATACCTATCTCCACAAGCTGGTAAAAGCAGGCTACCGTGTAGCGGTATGCGATCAGCTGGAAGATCCCAAAGCGGCAAAAGGTATTGTTAAACGCGGGGTGACCGAAATGGTGACTCCCGGTGTGGCCGTCAACGACAAGATCCTCGAAAATGCCAGCAATAACTTCCTGGCGGCAGTGCATTTCGGTAAAGACCAGACGGGAGTATCCTTCCTGGATATTTCCACCGGAGAGTTCTTCGTTGCCCAGGGCAGCCTGGAATATGTGGATAAACTCCTCCAGAGCTTCAAACCCGCAGAAGTCATCTTTGCCCGTCAGCAGCAGAAACATTTCAAGGAGCAATTCGGCTCTAAATTCTATACATATACAATGGAAGAGTGGATCTTCACGGCTAACTATGCCCATGAGATCCTGCTTAAACAGTTTGAAACACACAGCCTCAAAGGTTTTGGTGTGGAAAGCCTTTCCGAAGCCATCATTGCGGCCGGCGCCGCCCTGCATTACCTGCGCGACACCGAACATCCGCACCTGCAGCACATCACCGGTATTCAACGGATAGAACAGGACGACTTCCTCTGGATGGACCGTTTCACGATCCGTAACCTGGAATTGTTAGGCAGTAGTGTTGAAAACGGGAATACGCTGCTGGCTACCCTCGACAGCACCGTGACCCCTATGGGCGCCAGGCTGCTGAAACGCTGGCTGATACTCCCCCTGCGGGACATCAACCAGATCAACGAGCGACTCGATGTTACCGAGTTCTTTATTAAACAGGCAGACCTCTCCCGCGATCTGCTGGCGCATCTCAGGCAGACCGGCGATCTGGAACGTCTTGTATCCAAAATACCGCTGCGGAAGATCAACCCACGGGAGGTCATGTCCCTGGCCAAAGCACTGCAACAAGTAGAAGGTGTTAAGCAGCTATTGGCGCAATCAGGGCATCCTTACTTAACACAGCTCAGTGAAAAACTGGACCACTGCCCGGGCATCCTCTGCCGCATACTGGAACAGATAATGGAAACGCCACCCGTACTTGTCAGCAAAGGCAGCGTGATACAGAACGGCGTACATCCGGAACTGGATAACCTCCGTACCATTGCCCATTCCGGAAAGGAATACCTGCTGCGCATCCAGCAAACAGAATCTGACGCTACCGGCATTCCAAGCCTGAAAGTAGCTTTCAATAACGTATTCGGTTACTACCTGGAAGTAACAAACGCCCATAAGAACAAAGTGCCGGACACCTGGATCCGCAAACAGACGCTGGCCAATGCAGAACGCTATATCACTCCGGAGCTGAAAGAATATGAAGAAAAGATAGTAGGTGCTGAAGAAAAGATCCTGGCCCTGGAAGCACAACTGTTCGACGATCTGCTGCTGGCCCTGCAACCTTATATCCAGGCCATCCAGCAGAATGCGCAGCTGCTGGCACGTATAGACTGCCTGCTGAGTTTTGCGCACAACGCCATCCACTATAAATACCGTCGCCCTAATGTTACGGACGGTTATCACCTCGACATCCGCGAAGGCAGACATCCAGTTATCGAACGCGGTTTACCGCCGGGTGAAAGTTATGTGGCGAACGATATATTGCTGGATAAAGATCAGCAACAGATCATTATCCTGACAGGTCCTAACATGAGCGGTAAATCAGCCCTCCTGCGTCAGACAGCGCTGATCACACTGATGGCCCACATGGGCAGCTTTGTGCCTGCGGCAGCAGCTGAAATAGGATTGACAGATAAGATATTTACCCGCGTCGGTGCTTCTGATAACCTGAGTGGCGGCGAATCCACCTTCATGGTTGAAATGAATGAAACTGCCAGTATTATCAACAATATCACATCACGCAGTCTTGTGATACTCGATGAAATAGGCCGTGGTACCAGCACTTATGATGGTATCTCTATTGCCTGGAGTATTGTGGAATACCTCCATGATATGACATCGCACAAGCCTAAAACGCTTTTCGCCACGCACTATCATGAACTGAATGAGCTGGAGAACAAGCATAGCCGTATCAAGAACTTCCATATTACCAATAAGGAATCCGGCAACAAAGTGATCTTCCTCCGTAAACTGGCGCCAGGCGGCAGCCGTCATAGTTTCGGTATTCATGTGGCCCGTATGGCTGGTATGCCGCCACAACTGATACAGCGCGCCAATGAAGTGCTGGCGCACCTGGAAGAGAAGCACATCGATGCGCCGCTGGAGAAACATATGAAGGATATTGCCACACCACCGCCCAAGGTACAACTCAGCATCTTCGACGCGCATAGCGATACCTTTAAACAGATCAGGGACATGCTGGGAGATGTGGATATTAACAGACTGACACCCGTGGAGGCCTTGCTGAAGCTGAATGAGATTAAGAATCTGATATAA